A single Henriciella sp. AS95 DNA region contains:
- a CDS encoding NAD(P)-dependent oxidoreductase, translated as MYFAVSQPAGRFMEKPQPNSQSEEKRMRVGFIGLGNMGANMAMVLQRSGLELKVHDIDKARAAQHIEAGASWAETPAECARDVDILITSLPKPDIVDTVMRGEAGVFEGLGEGTIWVDTTTNDAGLVIELAEQAEKLGVKTVDSPVTGAVDGARRGELTLFAGGEDDALDAVEPILSRMGRVIRCGKLGTGNAVKLVTNYLWFTHAAVIGEGLMLGRRAGVPLDVLWDAIKDSVGDSFVARHDAPSIFAGHYDPSFTLDLCLKDLRLCAALAERGNVPIPIGARVRERFADAAEAYGGGAGELHVAKLIEDAVGEDLRLDGDWPLHWEA; from the coding sequence GTGTATTTCGCAGTTTCACAGCCCGCTGGCCGCTTCATGGAGAAGCCCCAGCCGAACAGTCAGTCAGAGGAGAAACGCATGCGTGTTGGATTTATCGGTCTCGGGAATATGGGCGCCAACATGGCGATGGTGCTGCAGCGCTCGGGCTTGGAGCTTAAAGTGCATGACATCGACAAGGCGCGCGCCGCCCAGCATATCGAGGCTGGTGCGAGCTGGGCCGAAACGCCGGCAGAGTGCGCTCGCGATGTCGACATTCTGATCACATCCCTCCCCAAGCCTGACATTGTCGACACCGTCATGCGCGGCGAAGCTGGTGTCTTTGAAGGGCTCGGCGAAGGCACAATCTGGGTGGACACCACCACAAATGATGCGGGCCTGGTCATTGAACTGGCCGAACAGGCCGAAAAGCTTGGCGTCAAAACGGTCGACTCGCCCGTCACTGGAGCCGTCGACGGCGCCCGGCGTGGTGAGCTGACGCTGTTTGCTGGCGGCGAGGACGATGCGCTGGACGCCGTCGAACCAATCCTGTCGCGCATGGGCCGCGTGATCCGCTGCGGCAAGCTTGGCACAGGGAATGCCGTGAAGCTGGTCACCAATTATCTCTGGTTCACGCATGCCGCCGTCATTGGCGAAGGCTTGATGCTGGGTCGGCGCGCCGGCGTGCCGCTTGATGTGCTGTGGGACGCTATCAAGGATAGTGTCGGCGACAGCTTTGTTGCTCGCCACGATGCACCGTCCATCTTCGCCGGCCACTATGATCCGTCCTTCACCCTGGACCTCTGCCTCAAGGATTTGCGCCTTTGCGCGGCTTTGGCGGAGAGAGGCAATGTACCGATTCCAATCGGTGCCCGCGTGCGCGAACGCTTTGCCGATGCCGCCGAAGCCTATGGCGGCGGCGCTGGTGAACTTCACGTCGCAAAGCTGATCGAGGATGCCGTTGGCGAAGACTTGCGCCTTGACGGCGATTGGCCGCTACACTGGGAGGCTTGA
- a CDS encoding phytanoyl-CoA dioxygenase family protein gives MGATVERLSGSCSGDDINAALETDGVVIVENFLAPDIVNALNEELQPYIDASKPREQKSMYDDFLGGYTVRLHGIAAKSSSFPDVLIDPRIMTVMDSQLKPNCTDYRLSSAELIEIRGGETAQPIHRDDDSWPRVAQSAAPLVVNVMIALSDYSAENGATVVVPGSHKWDRAREPKAEEITQAVMSPGSVAMFTGQTLHGGGQNVSGVPRRGLSVSYCHGWLVPVENSWLGVPLETVRTLPERAQSLLGYDLYDGTSRGGGLINMYEVGSPRSLLDG, from the coding sequence ATGGGTGCGACTGTGGAGAGGCTATCAGGCTCATGCTCTGGCGATGACATCAATGCCGCGCTGGAAACAGACGGGGTTGTCATCGTGGAGAACTTTCTGGCGCCGGACATCGTGAATGCGCTCAATGAAGAGCTTCAGCCCTACATCGACGCCAGCAAGCCCCGCGAACAAAAGAGTATGTATGACGACTTTCTCGGGGGTTACACGGTTCGCCTTCATGGCATCGCCGCAAAGTCCTCGAGCTTTCCGGATGTCTTGATCGATCCACGGATCATGACCGTCATGGACAGTCAGCTCAAACCAAATTGCACTGATTACCGCCTAAGCTCCGCCGAGCTGATCGAAATCCGGGGCGGAGAGACAGCCCAGCCGATACATCGCGACGACGATTCCTGGCCGCGAGTTGCGCAAAGTGCCGCGCCGCTCGTGGTGAATGTCATGATCGCGCTCAGTGATTACTCGGCCGAGAACGGCGCAACGGTGGTCGTTCCGGGCAGCCACAAATGGGACCGCGCAAGGGAACCCAAAGCCGAAGAGATCACGCAGGCGGTCATGTCCCCAGGCTCGGTGGCCATGTTTACCGGCCAGACGCTGCATGGCGGCGGCCAGAATGTCAGCGGCGTACCCCGGCGCGGCCTGTCTGTCTCCTACTGTCATGGATGGCTTGTACCGGTCGAGAACAGCTGGCTTGGCGTTCCACTTGAAACGGTCCGCACGCTTCCGGAGCGCGCCCAGAGCCTGCTCGGCTATGACCTCTATGACGGCAC
- the zigA gene encoding zinc metallochaperone GTPase ZigA — MSAPLPVTVLSGFLGAGKTTLLNHVLSNREGRRVAVIVNDMSEVNIDASLVRDGDANLSRTDEALVEMSNGCICCTLRDDLLKEVTQLAKEGRFDYLLIESTGISEPLPVAATFDFRDETGFSLGDVSKIDTMVTVVDAAHLLKDYSSSDFLADRGESLGEDDDRPLVQLLVDQIEFADVIILNKTDIVAPDQLDIVRKLVRSLNPDADIVESRFGDVPLDKVMGTGRFDFEKAHEHPLWAKELYSFNEHVPETEEYGIESFVYRARRPFDPEKLHSFFNEPWPNVVRAKGFFWISSRPGWLGEVSQAGALVRHNGIGTWWSAVPRERWPDANNLETYLASVWDDEFGDRRQEIVFIGIDMDQEAITRRLDSCLTDPRRDSSGEIIASDSSADPFPVWSRG; from the coding sequence ATGTCCGCTCCCCTCCCAGTTACCGTGCTGTCCGGCTTTCTTGGTGCTGGCAAGACCACGCTGCTCAACCATGTCCTCTCAAACCGCGAGGGCCGCCGCGTTGCTGTGATCGTCAATGACATGAGTGAGGTGAACATCGATGCCTCGCTCGTGCGCGACGGCGATGCCAACCTTTCCCGGACCGATGAAGCGCTTGTCGAGATGAGCAATGGTTGTATCTGCTGCACGCTGCGGGATGATTTGCTGAAAGAGGTGACACAGCTCGCGAAGGAAGGGCGATTCGACTATCTGCTGATCGAGTCCACTGGCATTTCGGAACCACTTCCGGTTGCCGCGACGTTCGACTTTCGCGATGAGACCGGATTCTCGCTCGGCGACGTCTCGAAGATCGACACCATGGTCACCGTCGTCGACGCAGCACATCTCCTGAAGGACTATAGCAGCTCGGACTTCCTGGCCGATCGCGGCGAAAGTCTCGGTGAGGATGACGACCGCCCACTCGTGCAGCTACTCGTCGATCAGATCGAGTTCGCCGACGTCATCATCCTGAACAAGACCGACATCGTCGCGCCTGACCAACTGGATATTGTGCGAAAGCTCGTGCGGTCGCTGAACCCGGATGCCGATATCGTGGAGTCCAGATTTGGTGATGTGCCCCTGGACAAGGTTATGGGCACCGGTCGGTTCGACTTCGAGAAGGCGCATGAACACCCGCTTTGGGCGAAGGAACTTTACAGCTTCAATGAGCATGTGCCGGAGACCGAAGAGTATGGCATCGAGAGTTTCGTCTATCGCGCCCGACGGCCGTTCGATCCGGAAAAGCTCCATAGCTTCTTCAACGAGCCTTGGCCGAATGTCGTTCGCGCCAAAGGCTTCTTCTGGATTTCGAGCCGTCCGGGCTGGCTCGGCGAAGTCAGCCAGGCGGGCGCACTGGTGCGCCACAATGGCATTGGTACATGGTGGTCGGCCGTTCCGCGCGAACGCTGGCCCGACGCCAACAATCTTGAAACCTATCTGGCCTCCGTCTGGGACGACGAATTTGGCGACCGTCGCCAGGAGATCGTCTTTATCGGGATCGACATGGATCAGGAGGCGATTACTCGGCGGCTGGATAGCTGCCTCACCGATCCGCGGCGCGATTCCAGCGGCGAGATTATCGCGTCGGACTCTAGTGCAGATCCCTTTCCGGTCTGGAGCCGAGGTTGA
- the betI gene encoding transcriptional regulator BetI translates to MQTAPRQRRHRDQSQRHLVDATISAIYKHGFHEATTQRIAEEAKLSAGNIHYHFGSKEELFAAAMRQLMSDISDTLVYQLGKADTPLARAHAIIKANLSEPLYTHRNCFVWLQFWSETARSEELARLERINALRFRRNLLDALVKLLPRKEAERIVQELVAMVDGLWLHKAQKDQAVTPDAACAMVFSYLERRLVSAAGQGG, encoded by the coding sequence ATGCAGACAGCGCCTCGCCAACGACGCCATCGCGATCAAAGCCAGAGACATCTGGTCGACGCGACGATTTCGGCGATCTACAAGCATGGTTTCCATGAAGCCACGACGCAGAGAATAGCCGAAGAGGCGAAACTGTCCGCGGGCAATATCCACTACCATTTCGGGTCCAAGGAAGAGCTGTTTGCAGCGGCCATGCGTCAGCTGATGTCCGACATCAGTGACACACTCGTCTATCAGCTCGGCAAGGCTGATACGCCTTTGGCGCGGGCTCATGCGATCATTAAGGCCAACCTGTCAGAGCCACTTTATACCCATCGCAACTGCTTTGTCTGGCTTCAATTCTGGTCCGAGACGGCGAGGTCCGAAGAGCTGGCCCGGCTTGAGCGCATCAACGCTCTGCGCTTTCGCCGGAACCTTCTTGATGCATTGGTTAAGCTTCTTCCTCGCAAGGAGGCTGAGCGCATCGTTCAGGAGCTGGTCGCGATGGTGGATGGGCTCTGGCTTCACAAGGCTCAGAAAGATCAAGCCGTCACGCCCGACGCCGCGTGCGCCATGGTGTTTTCCTATCTTGAGCGCAGGCTCGTCTCTGCGGCAGGGCAGGGGGGCTAA
- a CDS encoding DUF1826 domain-containing protein yields the protein MPVSSMAVDASQDPISACLCSGLAELVEVAGRDESELALWNRAISAQSAADFAALDLSHFEDIRLHGSGVTLLAELGQRLVSLQWPRNAVEQVLEDVRQIIDASACWPPRYTLRMECVSDDACREFHKDRTDMRIITTYRGPGTQWIDAASPDTEPLIHQFAPFSVGAFLGQRDDRRQRIFHRSPPIASSPVSRLVLVMDIERPGWKSCSLKGLV from the coding sequence ATGCCCGTGTCGTCAATGGCGGTGGACGCCAGTCAAGATCCAATCTCGGCATGTCTCTGCTCAGGTCTTGCAGAACTGGTTGAAGTGGCCGGTCGTGACGAGTCCGAACTTGCGCTCTGGAACCGCGCTATCTCAGCGCAGAGCGCCGCTGACTTTGCCGCGCTCGATCTCTCTCATTTCGAGGATATCCGTCTACACGGCTCTGGCGTGACATTGCTTGCAGAGCTGGGCCAAAGGCTTGTCTCTCTTCAATGGCCACGCAACGCCGTTGAACAGGTGCTTGAGGATGTTCGGCAGATCATCGACGCGAGCGCTTGCTGGCCGCCGCGCTATACACTTCGCATGGAGTGCGTGTCCGATGATGCCTGCCGGGAGTTTCACAAGGATCGCACTGATATGCGGATCATCACGACCTATAGAGGCCCCGGCACGCAATGGATCGATGCTGCCAGCCCGGACACTGAACCGCTCATCCATCAGTTTGCGCCGTTCAGCGTCGGCGCTTTCCTCGGGCAGCGGGACGACCGGCGACAGCGCATATTCCATCGCTCGCCGCCCATAGCGTCATCGCCGGTTTCGCGCCTTGTTCTGGTCATGGACATTGAGCGGCCTGGTTGGAAGTCCTGTTCACTGAAAGGTCTTGTTTGA
- the betI gene encoding transcriptional regulator BetI produces MGRAEKKLLRKQSLIEATVTCVTRYGYAQSTIQRIAAEAGLTGGTIYRHFNDKRDLFAATMRHLLKLVLAEEGEAVARADTDADRLKAVISSKFAPGLFNSAFCTVWLHFWANAQSDPAFARIERLSDRLLHRSLSRYARRVMAPEIAGDFASEVSLIIDGLWVAHAQNADELTALEANEIAQGCLAARLGR; encoded by the coding sequence ATGGGACGGGCAGAGAAAAAGCTGTTACGCAAGCAGAGCCTGATCGAGGCGACGGTTACCTGCGTCACCAGATATGGTTACGCCCAATCGACCATTCAGCGCATCGCCGCCGAAGCTGGTCTCACCGGTGGCACTATCTACCGTCATTTCAACGACAAACGCGATCTCTTCGCGGCGACGATGCGCCACTTGTTGAAACTTGTCCTGGCCGAGGAAGGCGAAGCCGTCGCAAGAGCCGATACAGATGCTGATCGGCTCAAGGCGGTCATATCTTCAAAGTTTGCGCCCGGGCTTTTCAATTCGGCATTCTGTACCGTCTGGCTTCATTTCTGGGCCAATGCGCAGTCGGATCCGGCGTTCGCGCGGATAGAGCGGTTGAGCGACCGGCTGCTGCACCGCAGTTTGAGCCGCTATGCCCGCCGCGTGATGGCGCCGGAGATTGCCGGCGACTTTGCGAGCGAGGTTTCGCTCATCATTGACGGGCTTTGGGTAGCGCACGCTCAGAACGCTGATGAACTGACGGCACTTGAGGCGAATGAAATCGCCCAAGGCTGCCTTGCGGCCAGGCTTGGGCGATAG
- a CDS encoding TonB-dependent receptor, which yields MKKTDRWSLMMGAASTLVLSIAAPAMAQNADQEDSRSRVLQTVKVTAERREASQQDVPITVATVDERMLSEGDYRTSEDLAQQIPGLQIKSSFSASNPTIFIRGVGINDFNPANSGAIGVMIDDMFYNSTTGQLFQLFDLDRVEVLKGPQGTLYGRNTTGGVLSIHTKEPGFETGGYVNATYGRFNQLDLEGAVTLPVSDKLSFRLSGVSNTRDGTRDIAFPNGTSREKNDVDFQAARLQMLFEPNDALKILGKLEYGKSSATSRSYESQGLINFTTGQYGLADYDGVCGGRGAAVCGDAFGYVDNSDPYSGAENLKDTPEEVEAFTANLRVEWDLGNFELTSVTGYLDTNREAILEVDASPNRLVEEYIKDGSEQFSQELRLASNWEGPLSLIAGAFYLQDELTGQDSFELLAGLNPTPGTPYFDATNFILRTDRFYTQKTDTFAVFAQSDYELTDRLTATLGARFTWEERTLDHVAYAGPVDAVPLTEKVPVYATLLDTSNFATDELTFEEPTFRAALSYDVSDDVMMYASVSRGFKSGGFNTGATSDPIEASVVKPEKLMAYEAGVKSEWFDRSLRANASVFYYDYTDLQVFGLAPGAVPTQTLFNAEEAEIKGLEFDLTALPASGLELSLAGTYLDAEYTNFVTPIGQNFSGNTMVAAPEWSLVARGRYDTGPIWGDLGLVASADAAYTGGQYFDTQNTDRLAQDGYWLANARLALRPQTGRWEVAAFVKNIADEEYTVDAYDVADFGFDELVYGDPRTYGVSLTYRFGSD from the coding sequence ATGAAGAAAACAGATCGATGGTCCCTGATGATGGGGGCTGCATCCACTCTTGTTCTGTCTATCGCGGCGCCTGCCATGGCGCAGAATGCGGACCAGGAAGATAGCCGCAGCCGCGTCCTTCAGACCGTAAAAGTGACCGCTGAGCGCAGAGAAGCCTCACAACAGGATGTCCCGATCACAGTCGCGACTGTCGATGAGCGGATGTTGAGCGAAGGCGATTATCGCACCAGCGAGGATCTTGCCCAGCAGATCCCCGGCCTGCAGATCAAATCGTCCTTCTCGGCATCGAACCCGACCATCTTTATCCGCGGCGTTGGCATCAATGACTTCAACCCCGCCAATAGTGGCGCGATTGGTGTCATGATCGATGACATGTTCTATAACTCGACCACTGGGCAGCTTTTCCAACTGTTCGATCTGGACCGGGTGGAAGTGCTGAAGGGGCCGCAGGGAACGCTCTATGGCCGTAACACCACTGGCGGCGTTCTGAGTATTCATACCAAGGAGCCTGGCTTCGAAACGGGCGGTTATGTCAACGCGACCTATGGCCGGTTCAATCAGTTGGACCTTGAGGGCGCCGTCACGCTTCCTGTGAGCGACAAGCTCTCTTTCCGCCTGTCCGGCGTCTCCAATACACGTGATGGCACGCGCGACATCGCTTTTCCGAACGGAACCAGCCGCGAAAAGAACGACGTCGATTTCCAGGCTGCCCGGCTGCAAATGCTGTTCGAGCCGAATGATGCACTGAAAATTCTCGGCAAGCTGGAATATGGCAAGAGCAGCGCGACCTCTCGCTCCTATGAGAGCCAGGGTCTGATCAATTTCACAACAGGGCAGTACGGACTTGCCGACTACGACGGCGTCTGCGGCGGCCGCGGCGCTGCGGTCTGCGGCGATGCTTTCGGCTATGTCGATAATTCCGATCCGTATTCTGGCGCGGAAAATCTCAAGGATACGCCGGAGGAGGTCGAGGCCTTCACCGCAAATCTGCGGGTCGAATGGGATCTCGGGAACTTTGAATTGACGTCTGTCACAGGGTATCTCGACACCAACAGGGAAGCGATCCTTGAAGTCGATGCGTCTCCGAACCGGCTTGTCGAAGAGTATATCAAGGATGGGTCTGAACAGTTCAGCCAGGAACTACGCCTCGCATCGAACTGGGAAGGTCCGCTCAGCCTGATCGCAGGCGCGTTCTATCTTCAGGATGAGCTGACTGGTCAGGATTCGTTTGAGCTGCTTGCCGGCCTCAACCCGACGCCCGGCACGCCGTATTTCGATGCCACCAATTTCATTCTGCGGACAGACCGGTTCTATACCCAGAAGACCGACACCTTCGCGGTGTTTGCCCAGTCCGACTATGAGCTGACGGATCGCTTGACCGCCACGCTTGGCGCCCGTTTCACCTGGGAGGAGCGTACGCTCGATCACGTTGCCTATGCCGGGCCGGTCGATGCTGTCCCGCTTACAGAAAAGGTTCCTGTTTATGCGACGCTGCTCGATACGAGCAATTTTGCAACGGATGAACTTACGTTCGAGGAGCCGACCTTCCGCGCTGCTCTTTCCTATGATGTCAGCGATGACGTGATGATGTACGCGTCCGTGTCGCGTGGCTTCAAGAGCGGTGGCTTCAATACCGGCGCGACGTCAGACCCGATCGAAGCCTCGGTAGTCAAACCTGAAAAGCTGATGGCCTACGAGGCCGGCGTGAAATCTGAATGGTTTGACCGCTCGCTTCGCGCCAATGCATCGGTGTTCTATTACGATTATACCGATCTTCAGGTCTTTGGCCTCGCGCCGGGGGCAGTTCCAACACAGACCCTGTTCAACGCCGAAGAGGCCGAGATCAAGGGGCTTGAATTTGACCTCACGGCTCTTCCAGCTTCCGGCCTCGAACTGTCACTGGCCGGGACGTATCTCGATGCTGAATACACCAACTTCGTGACCCCTATCGGCCAGAATTTTTCGGGCAATACGATGGTGGCAGCACCAGAATGGAGCCTTGTGGCGCGTGGGCGTTACGATACCGGCCCGATCTGGGGTGACCTCGGTCTCGTGGCCAGCGCCGATGCGGCTTATACCGGCGGTCAGTACTTCGACACGCAAAATACCGATCGGCTCGCCCAGGATGGTTACTGGCTGGCGAACGCCCGTCTTGCGCTACGCCCGCAGACCGGACGCTGGGAAGTGGCGGCGTTCGTAAAAAATATCGCCGACGAAGAGTATACTGTCGATGCCTATGATGTGGCTGATTTCGGCTTCGATGAACTGGTTTACGGCGACCCCCGTACTTACGGCGTCAGCCTGACCTATAGATTCGGTAGCGACTAA
- a CDS encoding methyltransferase domain-containing protein, with amino-acid sequence MDLPENPFLKAFADPEFVAEYQDGPPKFMPGFFDVHRMATVLLSERAPEHARILVLGAGGGLELQSLTSARPSWTFEGIDPAPEMLKLARDSLGTAAERVQFVEGYIEDATEGPFDGAVCLLTMHFLDHEGRERTAREIRRRLKPDAPFVVAHASFTQQPEQYAQWLDRYEAFAIESGVDPDMARQAREGVEHVPLLAPEEDEAILEAAGFKNVSMFYAGFTWRGWVAYA; translated from the coding sequence ATGGACCTCCCTGAAAATCCGTTCCTGAAGGCCTTCGCCGATCCGGAATTCGTCGCAGAATACCAGGATGGCCCACCCAAATTCATGCCGGGCTTCTTTGATGTTCACAGGATGGCCACCGTCCTGCTCTCGGAGCGCGCGCCTGAGCATGCGCGGATCCTGGTGCTTGGTGCCGGGGGCGGCCTGGAACTACAGTCCCTGACGTCAGCAAGGCCATCCTGGACGTTTGAGGGCATCGACCCCGCACCTGAAATGCTGAAGCTTGCCCGCGACAGTCTTGGAACGGCAGCTGAGCGCGTTCAGTTCGTCGAGGGTTACATTGAGGATGCCACGGAAGGCCCGTTTGACGGTGCGGTCTGTCTGTTGACGATGCATTTCCTCGATCATGAAGGGCGCGAACGCACCGCCCGCGAGATCAGGCGGCGCCTGAAGCCAGATGCGCCTTTTGTTGTGGCGCATGCGAGTTTCACGCAGCAGCCTGAACAGTATGCTCAGTGGCTCGACCGCTATGAGGCATTCGCCATTGAGTCGGGCGTGGACCCGGACATGGCAAGGCAAGCGCGCGAGGGCGTCGAACATGTGCCGTTGCTTGCTCCGGAGGAAGACGAAGCCATCCTCGAGGCAGCTGGATTCAAAAATGTTTCAATGTTCTACGCTGGCTTCACCTGGCGTGGCTGGGTCGCTTATGCCTGA
- the betB gene encoding betaine-aldehyde dehydrogenase, translating into MSYAIDLFIDGKRVAGEGETEFICRNPATGEEIGRFREASPDQIEAAIASATRAQKGWAAMPAEERGRILRKAAEILRSRNDELARIEVQDTGKPIAEASVVDIQTGADAIEHYANLAGSLAGEYQDFGYGFYYTRREPVGVCGGIGAWNYPLQIACWKSAPALAAGNAMIFKPSELTPINAVALAEIYCEAGMPPGVFNVLQGERNPGAALAAHPAVAKVSLTGSAPTGRKVMEAASPRLKEVSLELGGKSPLIIFDDADPEYAARLAMYANFLTQGEICANGTRVFVQADVYDDVLEEIVKRTKTLRVGAPDDPETQIGALISENHLGVVNGFVERAREAGATILCGGHRVDVAGHEGGAFYAPTVIADSTDDMEHVREEIFGPVMTVLKFDTEDEVVARANQSDYGLAGGVVTKDLVRAHRVAASVQTGMFWINTYQAQPMQIPFGGYKQSGIGRENGWDVLDAYTQKKSVFVQMKPEDLPF; encoded by the coding sequence GTGAGCTACGCCATAGACCTGTTTATCGACGGAAAGCGTGTGGCCGGAGAGGGCGAGACAGAGTTTATCTGCCGCAATCCAGCCACAGGCGAAGAGATCGGCCGGTTCCGTGAGGCCAGTCCCGACCAGATTGAGGCCGCGATTGCATCTGCCACCCGGGCCCAAAAAGGCTGGGCTGCGATGCCAGCGGAAGAGCGCGGCCGGATCCTTCGCAAGGCGGCCGAGATTTTGCGGTCTCGCAACGACGAACTCGCGCGCATAGAGGTGCAGGACACTGGCAAACCTATTGCTGAGGCCAGTGTTGTCGACATCCAGACCGGTGCAGACGCGATCGAACATTATGCTAATCTCGCCGGCAGCCTGGCAGGTGAGTATCAGGATTTCGGATACGGCTTCTATTACACGCGCCGCGAACCAGTCGGCGTTTGCGGTGGTATCGGCGCCTGGAATTATCCGCTGCAGATAGCCTGCTGGAAGTCCGCTCCGGCACTCGCGGCTGGAAACGCCATGATCTTCAAGCCGTCGGAGCTAACGCCAATCAATGCCGTGGCTCTGGCTGAGATCTATTGCGAGGCGGGTATGCCGCCCGGCGTCTTCAACGTCCTTCAGGGCGAACGAAATCCCGGCGCCGCGCTTGCAGCGCATCCGGCTGTCGCCAAGGTTTCCTTGACGGGGAGTGCCCCGACGGGGCGCAAGGTGATGGAAGCTGCATCCCCGCGCCTAAAGGAAGTCTCGCTCGAGCTTGGTGGCAAGTCCCCGCTGATCATCTTCGATGATGCCGATCCTGAATATGCAGCGCGTCTCGCCATGTATGCGAACTTCCTGACCCAGGGCGAAATCTGCGCGAACGGCACGCGCGTCTTTGTTCAGGCTGACGTTTATGACGACGTCCTCGAAGAAATTGTGAAACGGACCAAGACGCTGAGAGTCGGCGCTCCGGATGATCCGGAAACGCAGATTGGCGCGCTTATCTCCGAGAACCATCTCGGTGTCGTAAATGGCTTCGTTGAGCGGGCGCGCGAAGCTGGCGCGACGATCCTGTGCGGTGGTCACCGTGTCGATGTCGCGGGACATGAGGGAGGCGCGTTCTATGCGCCTACGGTCATCGCCGACAGCACGGACGATATGGAGCATGTTCGCGAGGAGATTTTCGGGCCGGTCATGACCGTTCTGAAGTTCGATACCGAGGACGAAGTCGTCGCCCGCGCAAACCAGTCCGACTACGGCCTGGCGGGCGGCGTGGTCACGAAAGATCTGGTCCGGGCCCATCGCGTGGCGGCGAGCGTTCAGACCGGCATGTTCTGGATCAACACCTACCAGGCCCAGCCCATGCAGATACCGTTCGGCGGCTACAAGCAGTCCGGCATTGGCCGTGAGAATGGCTGGGACGTCCTTGATGCCTACACCCAGAAGAAGAGCGTCTTCGTACAGATGAAGCCCGAAGACCTTCCTTTCTGA